Proteins from one Caulobacter sp. 73W genomic window:
- the ffh gene encoding signal recognition particle protein: MFDGLTERLSGVFDRLGGRGVLSEKDVEEALREVRVALLEADVALPVVKDFISKAKESATGEAVIRAVRPADQVVKIVYDGLIEMLGGEEPEPLRLATNPPTVILMAGLQGSGKTTTSAKLALRLSKTERKKVLLASLDTRRPAAMEQLAALGTQIGVETLPIVAGQSAPDIAKRALSAGKLGGYDVVILDTAGRTTLDEAMMSEAAEIAKLANPVETLLVADSLTGQDAVRTATAFHDRLPLTGLILTRADGDGRGGAMLSMRAVTGLPIKFLGAGEKVDELDAFDARRVAGRILGQGDVVALVEKAAAELDQAQAERMAKKLAKGQFDLDDLASQLAQMQKMGGMQGIMGLLPGVQKVKKQIEEANIDDSVFRRQQAIISSMTKQERKKPDILQASRKRRIAAGAGVDVAEVNRLLKQHRQMADMFKSISKDGGKGMMKMAQAMGLGGGGANPLKNLGGGKMPSEAEIEAAAAKLQQQGGLSGLPGLGGGKLPGLGALPPGFNPFKK; this comes from the coding sequence ATGTTCGACGGCCTTACAGAGCGACTTTCCGGCGTATTCGACCGGCTTGGCGGGCGCGGCGTCCTTTCGGAAAAGGACGTCGAGGAAGCGCTGCGCGAAGTTCGCGTCGCGCTGTTGGAGGCCGACGTCGCCCTGCCGGTGGTGAAGGACTTCATCTCCAAGGCCAAGGAAAGCGCCACGGGCGAGGCGGTGATCCGCGCCGTCCGTCCCGCCGACCAGGTAGTCAAGATCGTCTATGACGGCCTGATCGAGATGCTGGGCGGCGAGGAGCCGGAGCCCCTGCGCCTGGCCACCAACCCGCCGACGGTCATCCTGATGGCCGGTCTGCAAGGTTCGGGTAAGACCACCACCTCGGCCAAGCTGGCCCTGCGCCTGAGCAAGACCGAGCGCAAGAAGGTCCTGCTGGCCTCGCTGGACACCCGTCGTCCGGCCGCCATGGAGCAGCTGGCCGCTCTCGGAACCCAGATCGGCGTCGAGACCCTGCCGATCGTCGCCGGCCAGTCGGCCCCCGACATCGCCAAGCGCGCCCTGAGCGCCGGCAAGCTGGGCGGCTACGACGTCGTCATCCTCGACACCGCCGGCCGCACGACCCTGGACGAGGCGATGATGAGCGAGGCGGCGGAGATCGCCAAGCTCGCCAATCCCGTCGAGACCCTGCTGGTCGCCGACAGCCTGACCGGCCAGGACGCGGTGCGCACCGCCACCGCCTTCCACGACCGCCTGCCGCTCACCGGCCTGATCCTGACCCGCGCCGACGGCGACGGCCGCGGCGGCGCCATGCTGTCCATGCGGGCGGTTACCGGCCTACCGATCAAGTTCCTGGGCGCCGGCGAGAAGGTCGACGAACTCGACGCCTTCGACGCCCGCCGCGTGGCCGGCCGCATCCTGGGCCAGGGCGACGTCGTGGCCCTGGTGGAGAAGGCCGCGGCCGAACTGGACCAGGCCCAGGCCGAGCGCATGGCCAAGAAGCTGGCCAAGGGCCAGTTCGACCTCGACGACCTCGCCAGCCAGCTCGCCCAGATGCAGAAGATGGGCGGGATGCAGGGCATCATGGGCCTGCTGCCCGGCGTCCAGAAGGTCAAGAAGCAGATCGAGGAAGCCAATATCGACGACAGCGTCTTCCGTCGTCAGCAGGCCATCATCAGCTCCATGACCAAGCAGGAGCGCAAGAAGCCCGACATCCTGCAGGCCTCGCGCAAGCGCCGCATCGCGGCCGGCGCCGGGGTCGACGTGGCCGAGGTCAACCGCCTGCTCAAGCAACACCGCCAGATGGCCGACATGTTCAAGTCGATCAGCAAGGACGGCGGCAAGGGCATGATGAAGATGGCTCAGGCCATGGGCCTGGGCGGCGGCGGGGCCAACCCGCTCAAGAACCTCGGCGGCGGCAAGATGCCCTCCGAAGCAGAGATCGAAGCCGCCGCGGCCAAGCTGCAGCAGCAGGGCGGCCTTTCGGGCCTGCCCGGCCTCGGCGGTGGAAAACTACCTGGCCTGGGCGCCCTGCCGCCCGGCTTCAACCCGTTCAAGAAATAA
- a CDS encoding SDR family oxidoreductase: protein MTDPHAQAERAADQQRKVQDQVEQADKAAGEERSFAMQAGAREYPVPPLPAQHQAKPGSEADLDLAPMYDAPFYKGSEKLLDKVAIITGGDSGIGRSVAVLFAREGADIAILHLDEDEDAEATKKAVEKEGRRAIVIKGDVRSRDFCQAAVEQTVKELGKLDVLVNNAAFQVHAPSLEELTEEHFDATLKTNLYGYFFMAQAAVPHMKPGSAIVMSGSVTGLMGNKDLLDYSATKGGIHAFTRSLASHLIPKGIRVNAVAPGPVWTPLNPSDKPAEVVAHFGEDTPMGRPAQPEELAPSYVFLASPHTSSYITGEILPVIGGYGSR from the coding sequence ATGACCGACCCCCACGCCCAGGCCGAACGCGCCGCCGACCAGCAGCGCAAGGTGCAGGATCAGGTCGAACAGGCCGACAAGGCGGCAGGTGAGGAGCGCTCCTTCGCCATGCAGGCCGGGGCGCGGGAATATCCCGTCCCGCCCCTGCCGGCCCAGCATCAGGCCAAGCCGGGCTCGGAGGCCGACCTCGACCTGGCCCCCATGTACGACGCGCCGTTCTACAAGGGGTCGGAAAAGCTGCTCGACAAGGTGGCGATCATCACCGGCGGCGACAGCGGCATCGGCCGTTCGGTGGCGGTGCTGTTCGCCCGCGAGGGGGCCGACATCGCCATCCTGCACCTGGACGAGGACGAGGACGCCGAGGCCACAAAGAAGGCCGTCGAGAAAGAAGGCCGCCGCGCCATCGTCATCAAGGGCGACGTGCGCAGCCGCGACTTCTGCCAGGCCGCCGTCGAGCAGACGGTGAAGGAGCTGGGCAAGCTGGACGTCCTGGTCAACAACGCCGCCTTCCAGGTCCACGCCCCCTCGCTGGAAGAGCTGACCGAGGAACACTTCGACGCCACCTTGAAGACCAACCTCTACGGCTACTTCTTCATGGCCCAGGCGGCGGTGCCGCACATGAAACCCGGCTCGGCCATCGTCATGTCCGGCTCGGTCACCGGCCTGATGGGCAATAAGGACCTGCTCGACTACTCGGCCACCAAGGGCGGCATCCACGCCTTCACCAGGTCCCTGGCCAGCCACCTGATCCCCAAGGGCATCCGGGTGAACGCCGTGGCCCCGGGTCCGGTCTGGACGCCCCTGAACCCCAGCGACAAGCCGGCCGAGGTGGTCGCCCATTTCGGCGAGGATACCCCCATGGGCCGCCCGGCCCAGCCGGAGGAGCTGGCGCCCTCCTACGTCTTCCTCGCCTCGCCCCACACCTCCAGCTACATCACCGGCGAGATCCTGCCGGTGATCGGCGGCTACGGCAGCCGGTGA
- the rpsP gene encoding 30S ribosomal protein S16, with amino-acid sequence MLKIRLARGGTKKRPYYSIVVADSHSPRDGRFIEKVGTYNPLLKKDDPTRVTLKLESIQGWLAKGAQPTDRVARFLSKEGLVKWEAGNNPNKAQPGKKAQERTAERAQREEDRKAAEVAAAEEAAAAKAAAAEAAAAAAAAAAAPAPEPEAAPAEEAPAAEEAPAAEAAAEEAPAAEETTEA; translated from the coding sequence ATGCTGAAGATTCGTCTCGCCCGCGGCGGCACCAAGAAGCGCCCGTACTACTCGATCGTCGTGGCCGACAGCCACTCGCCGCGCGACGGCCGCTTCATCGAGAAGGTCGGCACCTACAACCCGCTCCTCAAGAAGGACGATCCGACCCGCGTCACCCTGAAGCTGGAATCCATTCAGGGCTGGCTGGCCAAGGGCGCTCAGCCGACCGACCGCGTCGCGCGCTTCCTGTCGAAGGAAGGCCTCGTGAAGTGGGAAGCCGGCAACAACCCGAACAAGGCTCAGCCGGGCAAGAAGGCGCAAGAGCGCACCGCCGAACGCGCCCAGCGCGAAGAAGACCGTAAGGCCGCCGAAGTCGCCGCCGCTGAAGAAGCCGCCGCCGCCAAGGCCGCCGCCGCTGAAGCCGCTGCCGCCGCCGCCGCCGCCGCCGCCGCCCCGGCTCCGGAACCGGAAGCTGCTCCGGCTGAAGAAGCCCCGGCTGCTGAAGAGGCTCCGGCCGCTGAAGCCGCTGCTGAAGAAGCTCCGGCCGCCGAAGAAACCACCGAAGCCTAA